In the Deltaproteobacteria bacterium genome, GACCTCCGGCCGGAGGATATCCCGATCAAGGTGCTCCACGAGGACTCCCACCTGCTCGTGGTCGAGAAGCCCGCCGGCATGGTGGTCCACCCGGCGCCGGGGCACCCGGGGGGAACGATGGTGAACGCCCTGCTCTCCCGCGCCGACGCCCTGTCGGGGATCGGCGGGGTGTCCCGCCCCGGGATCGTCCACCGGCTCGACCGGGACACCTCCGGCATCCTGGCGGTCGCCAAGAGCGACGCCGCGCACGCCGGCCTCTCCGGGCAGCTTTCGTCCCATTCGATGGAGCGGGCGTACCACGGGATCGTCTTCGGCTCGCCGCCCCGCGAGGAAGGGACCGTGACCACCCGGATCGGGAGGCACCCGGTCCACCGGAAGAAGATGGCGGCGCTTCCGTCGGGCGGCCGCCTCGCCGTGACGCACTACCGCCGGGTGGCCGCCTTCGGTCCCTTCTCCCTCGTCGAATTCCGTCTCGAGACCGGGCGGACGCACCAGGTGCGGGTCCACTGCGCGCACCTCCGGTGCCCCATCGTCGGGGACGACGTCTACGGGAAGCCGCGGAAGATCGTCCTCGGACAGGGGGAGCGGGCCCGCGTCGTGACGGTCGCCCGGTTCCTCCTCCACGCGTTCCGCCTGGGATTCGTCCACCCCGTGACCGGCGAGAAGCTCTCCTTCGCCGTTCCCGATCCGCCGGAGTTCGCCGCGTTCCGCGCGGCGGTCGAGGAGGCGTACCCCGGGCGATGAAGCCGCTGCCGCACTTCGTGCAGTCGCCGGCGCTTCGTGCCGCGCGGGGGGTGTATCACGCCTTCCTCGGCGTCGATCCGGTACCCGGCCGCGGAAGATCGGAACGGCTGCCGGAGGTCTTCTCGATCTCCGCGGAATCCGTGGGCACGCTCCGACAGGTCCACTCGGCGGCCGTCCTTCGGTTCGAACCGGGCGACGGGGACGTCCCCGGCGGGCGGAAGCGGGAGGGGGACGCGCTCTGGACGGCGGACCGGGGGACCGGGGTCGGGGTCCACACCGC is a window encoding:
- a CDS encoding RluA family pseudouridine synthase, whose amino-acid sequence is MPGVSPGTFRLTVPAERAGERLDRFLPEAVPGMSRARAQRLIEEGNVLLSGVPARASTRLSGRESITVTIPPPVPLDLRPEDIPIKVLHEDSHLLVVEKPAGMVVHPAPGHPGGTMVNALLSRADALSGIGGVSRPGIVHRLDRDTSGILAVAKSDAAHAGLSGQLSSHSMERAYHGIVFGSPPREEGTVTTRIGRHPVHRKKMAALPSGGRLAVTHYRRVAAFGPFSLVEFRLETGRTHQVRVHCAHLRCPIVGDDVYGKPRKIVLGQGERARVVTVARFLLHAFRLGFVHPVTGEKLSFAVPDPPEFAAFRAAVEEAYPGR